In Myxococcus stipitatus, the following are encoded in one genomic region:
- a CDS encoding SlyX family protein: MDESRIAELEIRYMQQQETLQELSDVLYEQQRVIEALRVELDLLKKKLEAEPGLVDARQHERPPHY; encoded by the coding sequence ATGGACGAGTCGCGCATCGCGGAGCTGGAGATTCGCTACATGCAGCAGCAGGAGACGCTGCAGGAGCTGAGCGACGTGCTCTACGAGCAGCAGCGGGTCATCGAAGCGCTGCGTGTGGAGCTGGACCTGCTCAAGAAGAAGCTGGAAGCAGAGCCCGGGCTGGTGGACGCCCGTCAGCACGAGCGCCCACCCCACTACTGA
- a CDS encoding tetratricopeptide repeat protein, translating into MVGVCVAAFVIHLIPLALPRNMPEQELAIARVSKSVESRVKVLLPLKEHPKATAAELREAAELLFDGAPVEAQELALEAQKREPAAVETQLLLARLCDQQRMERCVHAALEKANQVAPGDPRPDVLRAELQEKIGDMSGAAEAMTRAYQKAPDDPLMGLRYARLLSAARRPEEAWSVLTALHGKVPRARLLVEQGLVLGANGRDSEAVRLLKRATEEDPRLSFAYFELGKALYRMGEMDGAREALRQADRLDLGSPKALAALCAMQLQAKLLDDARLTRMDLERRFSDRMELIRQSCSLP; encoded by the coding sequence ATGGTGGGTGTCTGTGTCGCGGCGTTCGTGATTCACCTCATCCCGCTCGCGCTGCCCAGGAACATGCCAGAGCAGGAGCTGGCCATCGCCCGAGTGTCGAAGAGTGTGGAGTCCCGGGTGAAGGTGCTCCTTCCCCTGAAAGAGCACCCCAAGGCGACCGCCGCGGAGCTGAGGGAGGCCGCGGAGCTGCTGTTCGACGGAGCCCCGGTCGAAGCCCAGGAGCTGGCGCTGGAAGCGCAGAAGCGAGAGCCGGCCGCGGTGGAGACGCAGCTCCTGCTCGCGCGGCTGTGTGACCAGCAGCGGATGGAGCGGTGTGTGCACGCCGCGCTGGAGAAGGCCAACCAGGTGGCACCCGGCGACCCCAGGCCGGACGTCCTGCGCGCGGAGCTTCAGGAGAAGATCGGCGACATGTCGGGCGCGGCCGAGGCCATGACTCGGGCGTACCAGAAGGCGCCGGACGACCCGCTCATGGGGCTGAGGTATGCGCGGCTGCTGAGCGCCGCCCGGAGACCCGAGGAGGCCTGGTCGGTGCTCACCGCGCTGCACGGCAAGGTTCCACGGGCCAGGCTGCTGGTGGAGCAAGGCCTGGTGCTGGGCGCGAATGGGCGGGACTCGGAGGCGGTGCGGCTCTTGAAGCGGGCCACGGAAGAGGACCCTCGGCTCTCCTTCGCGTACTTCGAACTGGGGAAGGCGCTGTATCGCATGGGGGAGATGGACGGGGCGCGCGAGGCCTTGAGGCAGGCGGATCGCCTGGACCTGGGGAGCCCCAAGGCCCTGGCCGCGCTCTGTGCGATGCAACTTCAGGCGAAGCTGCTGGACGACGCGAGGTTGACGCGCATGGACCTCGAGCGGCGCTTCTCCGACCGGATGGAGCTGATTCGACAGTCGTGCAGCCTGCCCTGA
- a CDS encoding quinone oxidoreductase has translation MKAIRYHKVGGPEVLRLEDVEDPTPGPGEVRIRVKAAGVNFADTERRRGHYDAAVPLPRILGSEAAGVVDQMGPGVDSRWLGRRVVAMAPRSYAELMTAPAEELLELPDHVTFEEGAGLLVQGLTAWHLVHTSARLEQGQRVLIHAAAGGVGLLAIQLAKQAGAMVLGTVSNEAKARLAKEAGADEVFIYGGARSVSDWVRELTGGNGVEVVLDSVGASTWASSLESLAPFGHLVSFGSASGDPPPVAVESLYAKSLKVSAYWLRTQHPDALQRKARKALGDLLSSGGLRVKVGLIVDLAAASQAHEELETRRTVGKVVLRVP, from the coding sequence ATGAAAGCCATTCGCTATCACAAGGTCGGTGGGCCGGAGGTGTTGCGGCTCGAGGACGTGGAGGACCCGACGCCAGGGCCAGGAGAGGTCCGCATCCGCGTCAAAGCCGCGGGAGTGAACTTCGCGGACACGGAGCGCCGCCGAGGCCACTACGACGCCGCCGTCCCCTTGCCCAGAATCCTCGGAAGCGAGGCGGCAGGAGTCGTGGACCAGATGGGTCCCGGTGTCGACTCGCGCTGGCTGGGACGCCGAGTGGTGGCGATGGCGCCTCGAAGCTACGCGGAGCTCATGACGGCGCCGGCAGAGGAGCTGCTGGAATTGCCCGACCACGTCACCTTCGAGGAGGGCGCGGGACTGCTGGTGCAAGGGCTTACGGCCTGGCACCTGGTTCACACCTCGGCGCGACTTGAACAGGGCCAGCGAGTCCTGATTCACGCCGCCGCGGGAGGCGTGGGATTGCTGGCGATTCAACTCGCGAAGCAGGCCGGCGCCATGGTGCTCGGGACGGTGTCCAATGAAGCCAAGGCACGACTCGCGAAGGAAGCGGGAGCGGACGAGGTCTTCATCTACGGCGGGGCGCGGTCGGTCTCGGACTGGGTGCGCGAACTCACGGGAGGAAACGGAGTCGAGGTGGTGCTGGACTCCGTGGGAGCAAGCACCTGGGCCAGCAGCCTGGAATCCCTGGCACCCTTCGGACATCTCGTCTCATTCGGCAGCGCGAGTGGAGATCCACCACCGGTCGCCGTCGAATCACTCTACGCAAAGTCTCTCAAGGTCAGCGCATACTGGCTGAGAACCCAACACCCCGATGCGCTTCAGCGGAAGGCTCGCAAGGCATTGGGAGACTTGCTGAGCTCCGGGGGCTTGCGAGTGAAGGTCGGTCTGATCGTGGATCTTGCGGCGGCATCCCAAGCACACGAGGAGCTCGAGACGAGACGGACGGTGGGAAAGGTGGTGCTGCGAGTGCCCTGA
- a CDS encoding ATP-binding protein: protein MRAHALHLSVFLVARPAWARHALAALCAGVAWGLSWVLAPLPGALPILLSLAAVLVAALTGGVGPAWLATFMGALSIVSRTDTRSAATTLLELSLFVALGGLVAVLSGRRGSGGTASPQLPPARPAVSPQEGLEAHLLRNLGDAVLATDAHGVVRYLNPAAATLLQCPESEAIGAPLSQVLRSRPESGSFPLRHASKPSAWSPWPRALRRRDGGELPIEECTTPLRGPAGEELGAVWMFRDATSRRQFELERSRLLERERSALAEAQAQRERMDSLFFQAPVAIAVFRGPEHVCELLNPQARVLLEVDGAALGKPLRDVQPGMDPGLLRLLDEVYREGMPFSAREVPLPTPPSVGTPMHARPSRYHDVSWQPWRDARGAIQGVMAVAVDVTGLVVSRRAAEDLAGELREVVQARDEFLSIASHELRTPITSVQLQLQFLLRMAPTAGSDGATSLVHRRVEATLRSVAQLHQLVATLLDVSRIRAGRLDLHRERMDLSSLTQELVSRAQEDAAGARCPVRLVVSEPLFGNWDRVRLEQVITNLLSNALKYGAQRPVEIHVTREGDFACLRVKDQGIGIAPEDQARIFHRFERAVSQRHYSGFGLGLWIVRQIVEALDGDITVESQPNAGSTFIVRLPLESPSAIDATG, encoded by the coding sequence ATGCGTGCGCACGCTCTCCATCTCAGCGTATTTCTCGTGGCGCGCCCCGCGTGGGCACGACATGCCCTGGCTGCTCTCTGCGCCGGAGTCGCGTGGGGCCTCTCGTGGGTGCTGGCGCCGCTGCCTGGTGCGCTGCCCATTCTCCTGTCGCTCGCCGCGGTCCTGGTCGCGGCCCTCACGGGAGGCGTAGGGCCCGCCTGGCTGGCGACCTTCATGGGCGCACTGTCCATTGTCTCACGGACCGACACCCGGTCCGCGGCCACCACGCTCCTGGAGCTCTCCTTGTTCGTCGCGCTGGGAGGGCTCGTGGCCGTCCTCTCGGGGCGTCGTGGTTCTGGAGGCACGGCCAGTCCCCAACTTCCGCCGGCCCGGCCCGCGGTGTCCCCACAGGAGGGGCTGGAGGCCCACCTGCTGCGAAACCTGGGCGATGCCGTGCTGGCCACGGATGCCCATGGCGTCGTGCGCTACCTCAACCCCGCCGCGGCGACCCTGCTCCAGTGTCCAGAGAGCGAAGCCATTGGCGCGCCGCTGTCCCAGGTGCTCCGCTCCAGGCCCGAGTCCGGCTCCTTCCCGCTCCGCCACGCGTCGAAACCCTCGGCCTGGTCTCCCTGGCCCCGCGCGCTCCGGCGCCGCGATGGCGGAGAACTCCCCATCGAGGAGTGCACCACACCCCTTCGCGGACCCGCTGGTGAGGAGCTGGGCGCGGTGTGGATGTTTCGGGATGCGACCTCTCGCCGTCAGTTCGAACTGGAGCGCTCGAGGTTGCTCGAGCGTGAGCGCTCGGCGCTCGCCGAAGCCCAGGCGCAACGCGAGCGCATGGACTCCCTCTTCTTCCAGGCCCCCGTCGCCATCGCCGTCTTCCGTGGACCGGAGCACGTCTGCGAACTGCTGAACCCCCAGGCCCGCGTGCTCCTGGAGGTCGACGGTGCGGCCCTGGGCAAGCCCTTGCGCGACGTCCAGCCAGGAATGGACCCCGGGCTGCTCCGCCTGCTCGATGAGGTCTATCGCGAAGGCATGCCGTTCTCCGCGCGCGAGGTGCCCTTGCCCACGCCGCCTTCCGTGGGCACACCCATGCACGCGCGACCATCGCGATACCATGACGTCTCCTGGCAGCCCTGGCGTGATGCCCGCGGCGCCATTCAAGGCGTCATGGCCGTGGCGGTGGATGTCACCGGGCTCGTGGTGTCCCGCCGCGCGGCGGAGGACCTGGCTGGCGAGCTGCGCGAGGTCGTCCAGGCGCGTGATGAATTCCTCTCCATCGCGAGCCACGAGCTGCGCACCCCCATCACCTCCGTCCAGCTCCAGCTCCAGTTCCTGCTGCGCATGGCGCCCACCGCCGGCTCGGATGGCGCCACGTCGCTCGTGCATCGGCGGGTGGAGGCCACGCTGCGCTCCGTGGCCCAGCTCCATCAGCTCGTCGCCACGTTGCTCGATGTGTCTCGCATCCGCGCGGGACGGCTCGACCTGCATCGCGAGCGCATGGACCTGTCCTCGCTGACACAGGAGCTGGTCTCCCGCGCGCAGGAAGATGCCGCTGGCGCACGTTGTCCGGTGCGCCTGGTCGTCTCAGAACCCCTGTTTGGAAACTGGGACCGCGTCCGCCTGGAGCAGGTCATCACCAATCTGCTCTCCAATGCACTCAAGTATGGCGCTCAGCGCCCCGTGGAAATCCACGTCACCCGCGAGGGCGACTTCGCCTGCTTGCGCGTGAAGGACCAGGGCATCGGCATCGCCCCCGAGGACCAGGCGCGCATCTTCCACCGCTTCGAGCGCGCCGTGTCCCAGCGCCACTACAGCGGCTTCGGGCTGGGCCTGTGGATCGTCCGGCAGATTGTCGAGGCGCTCGACGGCGACATCACCGTGGAGAGCCAGCCCAACGCGGGCTCCACGTTCATCGTCCGGCTTCCCCTCGAGAGCCCCTCCGCCATCGACGCGACCGGGTGA